One genomic window of Methanosarcina acetivorans C2A includes the following:
- a CDS encoding metallophosphoesterase, translating to MKLIAISDTHLKTGEVPPQLQNILKDCDLIVHAGDFSTVEAYQAFNASGKLKAVSGNADTFELRQLLPERLKFEVEGVKIGVVHEGGLSVIDTTAQGYLAREMGVDVLIFGHLHRPLIEKKDVILVCPGSPTKPRMSKPSAVELIIEKGSIKGRILTLEGDSCEYIRFRDALEKQKTEENRK from the coding sequence ATGAAGCTGATCGCAATATCCGATACCCACCTCAAGACCGGCGAAGTCCCCCCACAACTTCAAAATATCCTCAAGGACTGCGACCTTATCGTTCATGCAGGAGACTTCAGTACTGTAGAAGCTTATCAGGCTTTCAATGCAAGCGGCAAGCTGAAAGCCGTTTCCGGAAATGCCGATACCTTCGAACTCCGGCAGCTCCTCCCCGAAAGGCTAAAATTTGAGGTTGAAGGGGTCAAAATAGGAGTGGTGCATGAAGGGGGGCTATCAGTTATTGATACAACTGCTCAGGGCTACCTTGCCAGGGAAATGGGAGTGGATGTCCTGATTTTCGGACATCTTCACCGCCCTTTGATTGAGAAAAAAGATGTCATACTTGTCTGCCCGGGTTCCCCGACAAAACCCAGGATGTCAAAGCCGAGCGCTGTAGAACTGATAATTGAAAAAGGAAGTATAAAAGGCCGAATTCTTACTCTTGAAGGGGATAGCTGTGAATATATCAGGTTCCGGGATGCCCTGGAAAAACAAAAAACGGAAGAGAACCGGAAATAA
- a CDS encoding RPA family protein: MAGFFREVSRRVFAQELKDSNLTFRDETDQYAPQYLLTPTGAKVNRIFIVGTLIEKEDIGTDSEYWRGRVSDPTGSFLVYAGQYQPEAAQFLEECELPAFVAVIGKTSTYTTDDGNVLTSIRPESIQQVDELTRNLWVLDTAKQTLERIKAVDAQEDPNSKLAKEHYSTDIAIYREMVKKALESLKDDL, encoded by the coding sequence ATGGCAGGCTTCTTTAGAGAAGTGTCGCGCAGGGTTTTCGCCCAGGAATTGAAAGACTCAAACCTCACATTCAGAGATGAAACCGACCAGTATGCTCCTCAGTATCTCCTTACGCCTACGGGAGCGAAGGTGAACCGCATCTTCATTGTGGGGACTCTTATCGAAAAGGAAGATATAGGTACCGACTCCGAGTACTGGAGAGGCAGGGTTTCCGACCCGACAGGCTCCTTCCTTGTCTATGCAGGGCAGTACCAGCCCGAAGCCGCCCAGTTCCTTGAGGAGTGTGAACTGCCTGCTTTCGTAGCGGTCATTGGCAAAACCAGCACCTATACCACAGACGACGGAAATGTCCTGACCTCTATTCGTCCGGAATCTATCCAGCAAGTAGATGAGCTGACACGAAATCTGTGGGTGCTCGATACTGCAAAGCAGACTCTTGAGAGAATAAAGGCAGTTGATGCACAGGAAGACCCTAACTCAAAGCTTGCAAAGGAGCACTACTCTACCGATATTGCGATTTACCGTGAAATGGTAAAAAAAGCCCTTGAGTCCCTTAAAGATGATCTCTGA
- a CDS encoding replication protein A, whose product MKQIAESIRDRFMKLGIDVPVEDIESRLDELITKFKVPSNEAQRSVTNYFLKKYSIPKNEFYVRQAEPQLTKIVDITENGQWANLKAKVIQLWENTHESISQVGLLGDETGIIKFTIWKNAELPPLEQGESYLLRSVVVGEYNERFQIQFNKNSSVEKLSEPIEVGGGDFTPAAREAELRNIADLVGDQWATVRGKVVQLWENSHESIEQAGLIGDETGVIKFTNWASSELPDMEEGKSYMLKNVVVNEWNGRIQVQLNKSSSIETLDEDIEVGTSAFTYFGAMIDIQTGSGLIKRCPECKRALVKGACAEHGKVKGEYDLRIKAVLDSGTSTQDALINRELTEELAGISLDSAIAMAADALDPGVVLDKLKHELVGRYYTVSGHRLDRYILVESITPMTSLDRELLNEMFAELEVE is encoded by the coding sequence ATGAAACAGATTGCAGAATCCATTAGAGACCGGTTTATGAAACTTGGCATCGATGTGCCTGTTGAGGACATCGAAAGCAGACTCGACGAGTTGATCACGAAGTTCAAAGTGCCTTCAAACGAGGCACAGCGCAGCGTAACAAACTATTTTTTGAAGAAATATTCCATTCCTAAAAATGAGTTTTACGTCCGGCAGGCTGAACCCCAGCTCACCAAAATTGTGGATATTACTGAGAACGGGCAGTGGGCAAACCTTAAGGCAAAGGTTATTCAGCTCTGGGAAAATACCCATGAATCCATCTCCCAGGTTGGGCTCCTCGGAGATGAGACCGGAATCATAAAGTTTACCATCTGGAAAAATGCCGAACTTCCTCCCCTTGAGCAGGGAGAGAGCTACCTTCTACGGAGCGTCGTTGTCGGAGAATACAACGAGAGGTTTCAGATCCAGTTTAATAAAAACAGTTCCGTAGAGAAACTTTCCGAACCCATTGAAGTAGGGGGAGGCGATTTCACTCCCGCAGCAAGAGAAGCCGAACTCCGGAACATTGCCGACCTTGTGGGAGACCAGTGGGCTACGGTAAGAGGAAAAGTGGTTCAGCTCTGGGAAAATTCCCATGAGTCAATTGAACAGGCAGGGCTTATAGGAGACGAAACCGGTGTTATTAAGTTCACCAACTGGGCAAGCTCCGAACTTCCTGATATGGAGGAAGGCAAAAGTTACATGCTTAAAAATGTGGTCGTTAACGAGTGGAACGGCAGGATCCAGGTTCAGCTTAATAAATCAAGCTCCATAGAAACACTCGATGAAGATATAGAAGTGGGAACTTCCGCTTTTACATATTTCGGGGCAATGATCGATATTCAGACGGGGTCCGGGCTTATAAAGAGGTGCCCTGAATGCAAACGGGCCCTGGTTAAAGGCGCCTGTGCAGAGCATGGAAAGGTCAAAGGAGAATATGACCTCAGGATAAAGGCAGTCCTTGATTCCGGAACTTCGACACAGGATGCTCTGATTAACCGTGAGCTCACCGAAGAGCTTGCAGGAATCTCCCTTGACAGCGCCATTGCAATGGCTGCGGATGCCCTTGACCCCGGAGTTGTGCTGGATAAATTGAAACATGAGCTTGTAGGCAGGTATTACACCGTCAGCGGACACAGGCTTGACCGCTATATCCTTGTGGAATCGATTACTCCGATGACTTCTCTTGACAGGGAACTACTTAATGAAATGTTTGCTGAACTGGAGGTGGAGTAA
- a CDS encoding cation:proton antiporter, which yields MLDPILLLGLVVAVLAMSLVAQALSSYFRIPFIIFLLIEGIIAGPEVLNLLNPALYVDGLSTIVAISVSVIVFDGGLHIDLKHIRMVQESVLKLTTIGVFVTFLGTTVLTSLLIEIPLELAALFGALVTATGPTVITPIVRNIQISHKLGKILELEGVLNDAASVILAAMVFEWVAAELSGTDAVVFILYRLGIGIALGSLSGFALRWFFTRGKAISNRTARLVSLTAVFSCFVFSEYLGNESGILAVAIFGIILGTSDFPYKDTIKEFKSDIVIVMLSLIFILLAAMIKFEYILRIGASGVALVLLLIFVIRPFAVFVSMWNSQIGTNEKLFISFVGPRGVVPTAVATYFAIKLDSMGIPGGQTLVGLVFLTVIITVFMSGSLSKKVAEVLEVIPMEILIIGGGKVGRILAERFDKRGENVVVVDISEDNCKKCMELGIRTVQGDAGDVNVLKKAGIENAKYVVATTNQDNTNLLFCQLAKASFGFRGDQLVARVNEIENLQAFWNLGIRSMSPAMTTAVVLDNMIGRPHLFSMCEVGGEGEMMEVKVTNPRVIGKAIKDIQFPEKSLLVMVQRGSDSIIAHGNLVLEYEDIVTVIGEGDAAKQTAAILHK from the coding sequence ATGCTTGATCCAATACTCCTACTCGGGCTCGTGGTTGCCGTGCTTGCCATGTCCCTTGTCGCACAGGCACTTAGCTCCTATTTCCGGATTCCTTTCATCATTTTCCTGTTGATCGAAGGAATCATCGCAGGGCCCGAGGTCCTTAACCTGCTGAACCCGGCCCTATATGTCGACGGGCTAAGTACTATCGTGGCAATATCGGTATCCGTGATTGTTTTTGATGGCGGGCTTCATATCGACCTGAAGCATATAAGGATGGTTCAGGAAAGCGTCCTAAAACTGACAACAATAGGGGTCTTTGTGACTTTCCTGGGTACCACGGTTCTGACCAGCCTTCTGATAGAGATCCCTCTCGAACTCGCCGCCCTCTTCGGAGCCCTTGTCACGGCAACAGGCCCGACAGTGATAACTCCCATTGTAAGAAATATCCAGATTAGCCACAAGCTTGGCAAGATTCTGGAGCTTGAGGGAGTCCTGAATGATGCTGCCAGTGTGATCCTTGCGGCTATGGTCTTCGAATGGGTCGCAGCAGAACTTTCCGGGACTGATGCTGTGGTCTTTATCCTTTACAGGCTGGGGATCGGAATTGCACTGGGGTCTTTGAGTGGGTTTGCCCTCCGCTGGTTTTTCACTAGGGGGAAGGCGATCAGCAATCGGACTGCGAGGCTGGTCTCCCTGACCGCAGTATTTTCCTGCTTCGTCTTTTCAGAATATCTGGGCAATGAGTCCGGGATTCTGGCGGTAGCCATCTTCGGGATCATCCTGGGAACTTCGGACTTCCCTTATAAGGATACTATCAAGGAATTCAAGAGCGACATTGTGATTGTGATGCTCTCCTTGATTTTTATCCTGCTTGCTGCAATGATTAAATTCGAATATATTTTGAGAATAGGGGCAAGCGGGGTAGCCCTTGTACTGCTTCTCATATTCGTGATCCGTCCTTTTGCGGTCTTTGTTTCGATGTGGAACTCGCAGATCGGCACGAATGAAAAACTTTTTATTTCCTTTGTCGGGCCCAGGGGCGTTGTGCCGACTGCGGTTGCGACCTATTTTGCAATCAAGCTCGATTCAATGGGCATTCCCGGAGGGCAGACCCTTGTAGGGCTTGTTTTCCTTACGGTTATTATCACGGTCTTCATGAGTGGCAGCCTGTCAAAAAAAGTGGCAGAGGTGCTGGAGGTAATCCCTATGGAAATCCTTATTATCGGTGGAGGAAAGGTAGGCAGGATTCTTGCCGAACGTTTTGACAAAAGAGGAGAAAATGTAGTTGTTGTGGATATTTCCGAGGACAATTGTAAGAAATGCATGGAACTCGGAATCCGGACTGTCCAGGGGGATGCAGGGGACGTAAATGTCCTGAAAAAGGCAGGAATAGAGAATGCCAAATATGTGGTTGCTACAACCAATCAGGATAATACGAACCTTCTCTTCTGCCAGCTCGCTAAAGCTTCTTTTGGATTCAGAGGTGATCAGCTGGTAGCCAGGGTAAACGAGATCGAAAACCTGCAGGCTTTCTGGAACCTGGGGATCCGCTCCATGAGCCCGGCCATGACCACTGCAGTGGTGCTGGACAATATGATCGGAAGACCTCATCTTTTCTCAATGTGTGAGGTGGGAGGTGAAGGGGAAATGATGGAAGTCAAGGTCACGAACCCCAGGGTAATCGGGAAAGCCATCAAGGATATCCAGTTCCCTGAAAAGAGCCTCCTGGTTATGGTTCAGCGGGGCAGTGATTCTATTATCGCCCACGGAAACCTCGTGCTTGAATATGAAGATATCGTAACCGTTATCGGAGAAGGAGACGCAGCCAAACAGACCGCGGCTATACTTCACAAATAA
- a CDS encoding calcium/sodium antiporter codes for MIFLFLLSLAMISKGSDWFIEAAVAISNKSGIPKMLIGATIVSFATTAPEFAVSATAAYLGHTDVTIGNAVGSVICNTGLVLGSIIAVKAIPMKDDTFPIKSGLMLLSGIILIIVSRDGNVNRLDGIILLLVFFAFLFHASKTQRVLFGDDEPGRGKMKIKDIRKDIAFFVLGSLSVVIGSRILVDSGIKIAEWIGIPEVIIALTAVAIGTSLPELVTAIASLRKGHQDLSIGNILGANTMDVAMILGVSSQIRVLPVSEQLAEYDFPFMFFISLALIVFGITGKKLERWEGGVILGAYLFYVAGLFILYG; via the coding sequence TTGATCTTTCTTTTTCTGCTCAGCCTTGCCATGATAAGCAAAGGTTCGGACTGGTTTATTGAAGCTGCGGTTGCAATATCAAACAAAAGCGGAATCCCGAAAATGCTTATAGGGGCCACGATCGTGAGTTTTGCAACAACAGCTCCGGAGTTTGCAGTTTCTGCAACAGCAGCTTATCTCGGACATACGGACGTAACAATAGGAAATGCGGTTGGCTCGGTCATATGCAACACCGGGCTTGTACTGGGTTCGATTATCGCCGTAAAAGCAATCCCTATGAAGGACGATACCTTTCCCATTAAAAGCGGACTCATGCTCCTTTCAGGAATTATCCTCATCATAGTCAGCCGCGACGGAAATGTGAACCGGCTCGACGGGATTATACTTCTGCTTGTGTTTTTTGCCTTCCTCTTCCATGCTTCAAAGACCCAACGTGTGTTATTCGGAGATGACGAACCTGGCAGAGGAAAAATGAAAATCAAAGATATCCGCAAAGATATAGCTTTCTTCGTTCTTGGCTCCCTTTCCGTAGTTATAGGAAGCAGGATCCTGGTAGATTCCGGGATAAAGATAGCCGAATGGATAGGCATACCCGAAGTAATAATAGCCCTGACGGCGGTTGCAATAGGGACATCCCTCCCCGAACTTGTAACTGCAATTGCCTCCCTCAGGAAAGGGCACCAGGACCTCTCAATAGGAAACATCCTCGGGGCAAACACAATGGACGTGGCCATGATCCTCGGGGTATCCTCCCAGATTCGCGTACTCCCTGTTTCGGAACAGCTTGCAGAATACGATTTCCCCTTCATGTTCTTTATATCTCTCGCCCTTATAGTCTTTGGGATCACGGGAAAAAAACTGGAAAGATGGGAAGGAGGCGTAATTCTCGGAGCTTATCTGTTTTATGTGGCAGGGCTTTTTATCCTCTATGGATAA
- the glmU gene encoding bifunctional sugar-1-phosphate nucleotidylyltransferase/acetyltransferase yields MKAIILAAGEGLRCRPLTLTRSKVMLPVANRPILEHVISSLEKNGIKEIILIVGYEKERIMNYFEDGLNFGVNITYVEQKAQLGTAHAIEQAKKLISPEDSEFLVLNGDNLVESKTIADLLNNYKGDASLLTVRMEDTAGYGVVLKENKRVTRILEKRPGDLSHIVNTGIYIFTPQVFETIEKTPISENGEYAITDTLQLMIDEGKIVTSIPTESKWLDAVHAWDLLKANSTVLNSSRNLKQEGELEEGVIIRGKVAIGKNSRIRAGTYIVGPVVIGENCDIGPNVVILPSTTIGDNVSIRSFTEIQNSIIMNDCRISSHGQISNCIIGSNNTLGPGFTAEEKENLEININCKIHSAPKLGTIFGDDNRIGGRVLVKAGVMIAVNCQVESGNTIYRDLPRDSVVL; encoded by the coding sequence ATGAAAGCTATTATCCTCGCAGCAGGGGAAGGACTGCGCTGCAGGCCTCTTACGCTTACTCGTTCCAAAGTAATGCTTCCTGTGGCCAACAGACCCATTCTGGAACACGTCATATCTTCGCTTGAGAAAAACGGAATAAAAGAGATCATCCTTATAGTTGGATATGAAAAAGAACGCATAATGAACTATTTCGAAGACGGGCTGAATTTCGGAGTCAATATAACATATGTAGAGCAAAAAGCCCAGCTTGGGACAGCACACGCAATTGAACAGGCAAAAAAACTGATAAGTCCCGAAGATTCCGAATTCCTCGTCCTTAACGGAGACAACCTGGTAGAATCAAAAACCATTGCGGATCTTCTTAACAACTATAAGGGAGATGCAAGCCTTTTAACCGTGAGAATGGAGGACACGGCGGGGTATGGAGTGGTATTGAAAGAAAATAAGAGAGTTACCAGGATTCTGGAAAAAAGACCTGGAGACCTGAGCCATATCGTAAACACGGGAATTTATATTTTTACGCCGCAGGTTTTTGAAACAATTGAAAAAACTCCGATATCCGAAAACGGAGAATACGCAATAACCGATACTCTCCAGCTTATGATTGACGAAGGAAAAATCGTCACTTCAATCCCAACCGAATCCAAATGGCTGGATGCAGTTCATGCCTGGGACCTCCTGAAAGCAAACTCAACTGTATTAAACTCTTCCAGAAACCTCAAACAAGAAGGAGAACTTGAAGAAGGGGTAATAATTCGCGGGAAGGTTGCAATCGGCAAAAACTCGAGAATCCGTGCCGGAACCTACATCGTAGGCCCGGTGGTAATCGGCGAAAACTGTGATATAGGACCTAATGTAGTAATTCTGCCCTCTACTACAATAGGAGACAATGTATCCATAAGGTCCTTTACCGAAATCCAGAACAGCATCATAATGAATGACTGCAGGATTTCTTCCCACGGACAGATTTCTAATTGCATAATCGGGAGCAACAATACCCTTGGTCCGGGCTTTACTGCAGAGGAAAAAGAAAACCTTGAGATAAACATAAACTGCAAGATTCACAGTGCTCCGAAGCTCGGTACCATATTTGGAGACGATAACCGGATAGGAGGCAGGGTGCTTGTGAAAGCCGGAGTAATGATTGCTGTTAACTGCCAGGTAGAGTCCGGAAACACCATTTACAGAGACCTCCCCCGTGATTCGGTGGTCCTCTGA
- the glmS gene encoding glutamine--fructose-6-phosphate transaminase (isomerizing), with amino-acid sequence MCGIVGYAGRNAAAPVIIESLKKLEYRGYDSAGITVLSKGIETYKAVGKIVNLEVEIPKNLGGTVGIGHTRWATHGRPSTKNAHPHNSGGNPGKISLVHNGIIENYMALKEQLTGEGYVFNSETDTEVIAHLVHKHIYGKPDGKEAKCELLVGLREALKEIEGSYALAILSADEPGKLVLARKDSPLVIGLGKGENFAASDVTAFLNHTRDVVFVNDFETAVLSPTSVEIFDREGKPREKKIEKIEWDFEAAEKAGYEHFMLKEIHEQVTAIHNTLAGKVSELEGDIYLKELNLSEDEIRKLARVQILACGTSWHAGLLGKYLFEQLAGIHCDIDICSEYRYRNPVMNEGTLAIAITQSGETADTLAAVREIMSYNCPTLAITNVVGSTITREANSVLYTRAGPEIGVAATKTFTTQLTLLYLLAVKFALVRDRLSPDYVKSFITDLRKVPGQIQQILNQKEAIKECAEGFARSKSYFFLGRHLNYPIALEGALKLKEISYVHAEGFAAGELKHGPIALLDEGTPVVAIATRGQTYEKMLSNIKEVKARDAFVIAVADNKDTEITKYVDVVLRVPQSDELLAPLLSIVVLQLLAYYTALARNCSIDKPRNLAKSVTVE; translated from the coding sequence ATGTGTGGAATTGTCGGATATGCAGGGCGAAATGCTGCTGCACCGGTCATTATAGAATCCCTGAAAAAACTTGAATATAGGGGATACGACTCCGCAGGGATTACCGTTCTTAGTAAAGGAATTGAAACTTACAAAGCAGTAGGGAAAATCGTAAATCTCGAAGTCGAAATCCCGAAGAACCTCGGAGGAACCGTAGGGATAGGACACACACGCTGGGCAACTCACGGCCGCCCAAGCACGAAAAATGCCCACCCTCATAACTCGGGAGGAAACCCTGGAAAAATTTCACTGGTACATAACGGGATTATAGAAAATTATATGGCACTGAAAGAGCAGCTCACCGGAGAAGGCTATGTCTTCAACTCCGAAACCGATACCGAAGTGATCGCACACCTCGTGCACAAACACATCTATGGGAAACCGGACGGAAAAGAAGCTAAGTGCGAACTTCTTGTCGGGCTCAGAGAAGCCTTAAAAGAGATTGAAGGATCCTATGCCCTTGCAATCCTCTCTGCTGACGAACCCGGAAAACTCGTGCTTGCCCGCAAAGACAGCCCTCTTGTCATAGGGCTCGGAAAAGGGGAAAACTTTGCCGCATCCGATGTAACTGCTTTTCTGAACCACACCAGGGATGTTGTCTTCGTAAACGACTTTGAGACGGCAGTCCTGAGCCCTACAAGCGTGGAGATCTTTGACAGGGAAGGGAAACCCAGGGAAAAGAAGATCGAAAAGATAGAATGGGACTTTGAGGCTGCGGAAAAAGCAGGCTACGAACATTTCATGCTGAAAGAGATTCACGAACAGGTTACTGCAATTCACAACACTCTGGCAGGCAAAGTCTCTGAACTTGAAGGAGATATTTACTTAAAAGAACTGAACCTCAGTGAAGACGAAATAAGGAAACTTGCAAGGGTTCAGATTCTCGCCTGCGGAACCTCCTGGCACGCAGGCCTGCTCGGGAAATACCTGTTTGAACAGCTTGCAGGAATTCACTGTGACATTGACATCTGTTCGGAATACAGGTACAGAAATCCTGTTATGAATGAAGGGACCCTTGCCATTGCAATTACTCAATCAGGGGAAACTGCCGATACCCTTGCAGCCGTGAGGGAGATTATGTCTTACAACTGCCCTACACTTGCAATTACAAATGTTGTGGGAAGCACGATTACAAGGGAAGCAAACAGTGTGCTCTATACGCGTGCAGGGCCCGAAATAGGAGTTGCTGCCACAAAGACCTTCACCACCCAGCTTACCCTTCTATATCTTCTCGCCGTAAAATTCGCTCTTGTAAGGGACAGGCTTAGTCCGGATTACGTAAAAAGTTTCATTACGGACCTCCGAAAAGTCCCCGGACAGATCCAGCAGATCCTAAACCAGAAGGAAGCAATAAAGGAATGTGCTGAGGGCTTTGCCCGCTCAAAGAGCTATTTCTTCCTTGGCAGGCACCTTAACTACCCCATAGCTCTCGAAGGAGCCCTGAAACTCAAAGAAATCTCCTACGTGCATGCCGAAGGCTTTGCTGCAGGGGAACTGAAACACGGTCCTATTGCCCTGCTTGATGAGGGAACCCCGGTAGTTGCGATTGCCACCAGAGGGCAGACTTATGAAAAGATGCTCAGTAACATAAAGGAAGTAAAAGCCAGGGACGCTTTTGTAATAGCAGTTGCCGACAACAAGGACACGGAAATCACAAAGTATGTAGATGTTGTCCTCAGAGTACCCCAGAGCGACGAACTGCTGGCTCCCCTGCTGAGTATTGTCGTACTTCAGCTGCTTGCTTATTACACGGCTCTTGCCAGGAACTGCTCTATTGACAAACCCCGCAACCTTGCAAAGAGTGTTACTGTCGAATGA
- the glmM gene encoding phosphoglucosamine mutase: protein MKLFGSSGIRGIVNKEVTPELALQVGLVLGSRKKTAVIGRDPRVSAPMIEHALVAGLTAAGCDVTKVGMVTTPTLAYAAREYECGVMVTASHNPSEYVGIKLWNPDGMAFDSAQQEEIEDAIENENFLRVTWDLIGKVAENGNAIRDHMDLIEGLVRDSKLRVVLDCGCGAGSTITPYLLQELGCQVITLNSQPDGHFPARNPEPNDQNLSLLKKAVVAFEADFGIAHDGDADRMMAVDEKGNFVSGDELLAIFGRFECGDEKGTVVVPVDTSMMVDDYLEGSEIIRTRVGDVYVAEGIKQYGAIYGGEPSGSWIFPKISYCPDGIYAAAKLVEIVREKKLSELRAELPVYATKRGAFPCANEKKAELMEKVKTKLEPLGKVLDIDGIRVELENGWVLVRPSGTEAKVRITAEAREKVDEIYEMAEKIVKEALK, encoded by the coding sequence ATGAAACTCTTCGGATCTTCAGGAATTAGAGGCATAGTCAATAAAGAAGTTACACCCGAACTTGCACTACAGGTAGGGCTTGTTCTGGGAAGCCGAAAAAAGACCGCGGTTATCGGGAGGGACCCCAGAGTTTCGGCGCCTATGATAGAGCACGCCCTGGTTGCCGGGCTGACTGCAGCAGGCTGTGATGTTACAAAGGTGGGCATGGTAACCACCCCTACCCTGGCATACGCAGCCAGAGAATATGAGTGTGGAGTAATGGTTACGGCTTCACACAACCCCTCAGAGTATGTAGGGATAAAGTTGTGGAACCCTGATGGCATGGCTTTTGATTCGGCTCAACAGGAAGAAATTGAAGATGCTATCGAAAACGAAAACTTTTTGCGAGTTACCTGGGACCTCATAGGAAAAGTTGCTGAAAACGGGAACGCCATTCGGGACCACATGGATCTGATCGAGGGGTTAGTAAGGGATTCAAAACTGCGCGTCGTTCTTGACTGCGGATGCGGAGCCGGAAGTACAATCACTCCATATCTCCTGCAGGAACTCGGCTGCCAGGTAATAACCCTGAACTCCCAGCCTGACGGACACTTTCCAGCAAGGAATCCTGAGCCCAATGACCAGAACCTCTCTCTGCTTAAAAAAGCCGTTGTGGCTTTCGAAGCCGACTTCGGAATAGCCCATGACGGGGACGCAGACAGGATGATGGCAGTCGACGAAAAAGGCAACTTCGTCTCCGGAGATGAACTGCTGGCAATCTTCGGGCGTTTTGAGTGCGGAGACGAAAAAGGAACTGTAGTCGTGCCTGTGGACACCTCCATGATGGTTGACGATTATCTTGAAGGTTCGGAAATCATAAGGACAAGAGTTGGGGATGTTTACGTTGCAGAAGGCATAAAGCAGTACGGAGCCATCTACGGCGGAGAACCATCAGGAAGCTGGATTTTCCCGAAGATTTCCTACTGCCCTGACGGGATATATGCTGCTGCGAAGCTTGTTGAGATTGTCAGGGAAAAGAAATTAAGTGAACTCAGGGCAGAACTTCCTGTCTATGCCACAAAAAGGGGAGCCTTTCCGTGTGCAAATGAAAAGAAAGCCGAGTTAATGGAAAAGGTAAAAACGAAACTTGAACCCCTTGGAAAAGTCCTTGATATTGACGGCATCCGCGTGGAACTCGAAAATGGCTGGGTACTTGTCCGCCCCTCGGGCACGGAAGCGAAGGTAAGGATTACGGCAGAAGCCCGGGAAAAAGTAGACGAAATCTATGAGATGGCAGAGAAAATCGTAAAGGAGGCGCTTAAATGA
- the glmU gene encoding bifunctional sugar-1-phosphate nucleotidylyltransferase/acetyltransferase, which produces MKAVVLVAGKGTRMEPLTSDCPKVMLKVANKPILEHILNSAIEAGIEGFIFITGYLEEQIKAHFGDGSKWEVSIEYVQQKEQLGTANAIGYARGHVEGAFLVLNGDMLIEQEDLKALVSREEEAVICVKEVENPSDFGVLETENDKVVRIIEKPKNPPTNLANAGIYLFRESIFDFIDKTQPSVRRELEITDSIQMLINSGAPVGYSSLEGRWIDIGYPWDLLKANEHLLKDLKGSCEGTVEPYAIIKGEVSIGKGSLIRSGSYIEGPVVIGENCDIGPNCFIRPSTAIDNHIRIGNAVEVKNTIILEDTHVGHLSYVGDSVIGHHCNFGAGTKVANLRHDGKNIKVMLRGRILDSGRRKLGVIMGDDVHTGINTSINIGVVMHKGRATLPGEVVKH; this is translated from the coding sequence ATGAAAGCAGTTGTCCTCGTAGCAGGCAAAGGCACAAGGATGGAACCTCTTACCTCCGACTGCCCGAAAGTGATGCTTAAGGTTGCAAACAAACCGATACTTGAACATATCCTGAACTCAGCCATAGAAGCCGGTATCGAGGGTTTTATCTTCATTACGGGATACCTTGAAGAACAAATAAAAGCCCACTTCGGGGACGGAAGCAAATGGGAAGTGAGCATTGAGTACGTACAGCAAAAAGAGCAGCTTGGGACTGCAAATGCGATAGGCTATGCGAGGGGACATGTTGAAGGAGCTTTCCTTGTACTTAACGGGGACATGCTAATAGAACAGGAGGACTTAAAGGCTCTGGTTTCAAGGGAAGAAGAGGCTGTTATCTGCGTAAAAGAGGTAGAAAACCCCTCTGATTTCGGGGTGCTTGAGACCGAGAATGATAAAGTGGTCAGGATAATTGAAAAGCCGAAAAACCCTCCGACCAACCTTGCAAATGCCGGCATTTACCTTTTCAGGGAATCCATTTTTGACTTCATTGACAAAACCCAACCCTCCGTGAGAAGGGAACTTGAGATAACAGATTCCATCCAGATGCTTATCAACAGCGGGGCACCTGTGGGCTACAGCTCCCTCGAAGGTAGGTGGATTGACATAGGATATCCGTGGGACCTTCTTAAAGCAAACGAACACCTTTTAAAAGACCTCAAAGGCAGCTGCGAAGGTACCGTTGAACCATATGCAATCATAAAAGGAGAAGTTTCAATCGGAAAAGGCTCTCTCATCCGAAGCGGGTCCTATATCGAGGGGCCTGTGGTGATAGGTGAGAACTGTGACATAGGGCCTAACTGCTTTATCCGCCCTTCAACTGCAATAGACAACCATATAAGGATAGGAAATGCTGTGGAAGTGAAAAACACAATTATTTTGGAAGACACTCACGTAGGGCACTTGAGTTACGTGGGAGACAGCGTAATAGGCCACCATTGCAATTTTGGGGCCGGGACGAAGGTTGCAAACCTCCGCCATGACGGAAAGAACATAAAGGTAATGTTGAGAGGCAGGATCCTGGACTCCGGTAGAAGAAAACTCGGCGTGATCATGGGAGATGATGTGCACACAGGCATCAATACCAGCATAAATATTGGCGTGGTAATGCACAAAGGAAGAGCCACACTTCCCGGAGAAGTGGTCAAGCACTGA